Proteins encoded in a region of the Paenibacillus sp. W2I17 genome:
- a CDS encoding YqkE family protein: MAKSKKRTPAPKTAVAQDKPTTLKDLLSSDVLEKLKAQADEAKAAEAALKEQERQQAEEARQAEQKRRDNDFEYLLNNSAMDWKKHK; encoded by the coding sequence ATGGCAAAATCCAAAAAACGCACTCCTGCTCCCAAAACAGCAGTAGCACAGGATAAACCCACAACACTGAAGGATCTGCTTAGCAGTGATGTGCTGGAGAAGCTGAAAGCTCAGGCGGATGAAGCCAAGGCTGCCGAAGCGGCTCTTAAAGAGCAGGAACGTCAGCAGGCAGAAGAAGCTCGCCAAGCGGAGCAGAAGCGCCGGGATAACGATTTCGAATATTTGCTCAATAACAGTGCAATGGACTGGAAGAAACATAAGTAA